A single region of the Sphingomonas crocodyli genome encodes:
- a CDS encoding TetR/AcrR family transcriptional regulator, producing the protein MNSQRGQIATGETVGTPEKPEEQVISKRRAPGRPSRLSRDQIIETALTLIEEDGLTTFSLTRLARRLGISVMALYTYFPSREAMLDAVTDSIFAEFVAPPATGAWQERLEAWIRSIHQLFARRPIGLKLVRQQQGIFPSWWQNWVPMVQILEEAGLTGADLSFAATWVGENVISTVFSDVIRPEITIVATQARMNGIEPEAARRLEKVVAYAGPDQDGQLLAFSIAKIIETAEALVAASGKAAN; encoded by the coding sequence TTGAATTCTCAGCGTGGCCAAATTGCAACAGGAGAGACCGTGGGAACCCCGGAAAAGCCCGAAGAACAGGTCATTTCCAAGCGCCGTGCCCCCGGCCGGCCGAGCCGGTTGTCGCGCGATCAGATCATCGAGACGGCACTGACACTGATCGAAGAGGATGGGCTGACGACCTTCAGCCTCACGCGGCTTGCGCGGCGCCTCGGCATTTCGGTGATGGCGCTCTACACCTACTTCCCGAGCCGCGAGGCGATGCTCGACGCGGTGACCGATTCGATCTTCGCCGAATTCGTGGCGCCGCCTGCCACCGGCGCCTGGCAGGAGCGGCTCGAAGCCTGGATCCGCAGCATCCACCAGCTGTTCGCGCGGCGGCCGATCGGCCTGAAACTCGTCCGGCAACAGCAGGGTATTTTCCCGAGCTGGTGGCAGAACTGGGTCCCGATGGTGCAGATATTGGAGGAGGCGGGCCTGACCGGAGCGGACCTCAGCTTCGCGGCGACCTGGGTCGGCGAGAACGTGATATCAACCGTCTTTTCGGACGTGATCCGCCCGGAAATCACTATTGTAGCGACGCAAGCCAGAATGAACGGAATCGAGCCAGAGGCGGCGAGGCGGCTTGAAAAGGTGGTCGCTTATGCCGGCCCGGATCAGGATGGCCAGTTACTGGCATTCAGCATTGCGAAGATCATCGAAACCGCCGAAGCCTTGGTTGCCGCCAGCGGGAAGGCGGCAAATTAG
- a CDS encoding TonB-dependent receptor — translation MTFRGSLRARHLVRAGLLLGSALATQPLLAQDAVPAESNVGGVEEIIVTAQKREQNLQNVPISITALTSDSIKANRIQDVRDLNAIAPNLTVRFSSGGGQIPNFTLRGLLTSGTAAGTDKGVALYLDGVYIQSVIGSVFDFADIERIEVLKGPQGTLFGRNSTGGAISITTKGPKGEFAVKQDLTYGNYDQFRSKTRIDLPQVGPFSAAITYLHSERRGDTRNLGAGTQLDFRPSGSKVYGLRTSPKYLGSDNVEAVAVSVKADLIDNLDINYKFDYSENDYTPNAQGISYVQPGGVVAALRAASPNPQTPVSLKRPKAVNNAFTTPSRLWSYGHNLTTQYQLNDVVTFKNIASYRKSSLTSTFQLDGTGGLVNIPVAALPGGRVLTLANATNTSNSSLSAGGTIGAVLGNGIPAGVPFVFLANNTYNREHQWSDEFQVNITTDWFTVTAGYLHFSNTIITGGAPGLYNTLITTALYGQGTTSPRMPFVIPSNAGFIPNNVKSISDAVFVQPEFHLTDRLDLVAGARITKDRKKGREVSPDQWVATGNAPPPRATVSRRISYRNSQQNFMVGLNYRPTDNMMVYAKYADGYISGGQLATIPFDPERAYSYEGGIKADLFDRRFRSNLAVFHVDYKAIQYTTSGTLTGVPSSFLFGQAVVSSGDAKATGFEWENTIVPVRGVTLTANLGYTDFKYDQNTIYGGPAAGGGICRGPSCTGGFVLQSGAPGYQEFQRPKWTANVAAQYDTEEMAFGGHLTFRVDANFKSKNLMTSDLTAGNALNEAEDPTIRATATSPAQWIVNGRAGIVGMNIGGTKADLSVWGKNIFNNRNIVQYSNLGPVASVIYERAPTYGVDLSFAF, via the coding sequence ATGACATTCAGGGGTTCTTTGCGCGCGCGTCATTTGGTTCGGGCGGGCCTTCTGCTGGGCTCGGCGCTGGCGACGCAGCCGCTGCTGGCGCAGGATGCCGTGCCGGCCGAAAGCAATGTCGGCGGCGTTGAAGAGATCATCGTCACCGCGCAGAAGCGCGAACAGAATCTCCAGAACGTGCCCATCTCGATCACGGCGCTGACCTCCGATTCGATCAAGGCCAACCGCATTCAGGACGTTCGCGATCTGAACGCGATCGCGCCGAACCTCACCGTCCGTTTCTCGTCGGGCGGCGGCCAGATCCCGAACTTCACGCTGCGCGGCCTGCTGACCAGCGGCACCGCGGCGGGCACCGACAAGGGCGTCGCGCTCTATCTCGACGGCGTTTACATTCAGTCGGTCATCGGTTCGGTCTTCGACTTCGCCGATATCGAGCGTATCGAAGTGCTGAAGGGGCCGCAGGGTACCCTGTTCGGCCGTAACTCGACCGGCGGCGCGATCAGCATCACCACCAAGGGGCCGAAGGGCGAGTTTGCGGTCAAGCAGGACCTGACCTACGGCAATTACGATCAGTTCCGCAGCAAGACCCGCATCGATCTGCCGCAGGTCGGCCCGTTCAGCGCGGCGATCACTTACCTTCATTCGGAACGTCGCGGCGATACCCGGAACCTGGGCGCCGGCACCCAGCTCGATTTCCGACCCTCGGGCAGCAAGGTCTATGGTCTGCGCACGTCGCCCAAATATCTGGGCAGCGACAATGTCGAAGCTGTCGCGGTGAGCGTGAAGGCGGATCTGATCGACAATCTCGATATCAACTACAAGTTCGATTATTCTGAGAACGATTACACCCCTAACGCGCAGGGTATCAGCTATGTGCAGCCCGGTGGCGTGGTTGCGGCGCTGCGAGCGGCAAGCCCCAATCCGCAGACGCCGGTCTCGTTGAAGCGCCCCAAGGCGGTCAACAATGCCTTCACCACTCCGTCGCGTCTCTGGTCCTACGGTCACAATCTGACGACCCAATATCAGTTGAACGACGTGGTGACGTTCAAGAACATTGCATCCTACCGCAAGTCGTCGCTGACCAGCACGTTCCAGCTGGACGGTACCGGCGGCCTCGTCAACATTCCCGTCGCAGCTCTGCCTGGCGGCCGCGTGCTTACCCTCGCCAATGCGACAAATACGTCCAACAGCTCGCTGAGCGCGGGCGGGACGATTGGCGCGGTGCTGGGCAATGGCATACCGGCAGGGGTGCCCTTCGTGTTCCTTGCGAATAACACATATAACCGAGAGCATCAGTGGAGCGACGAGTTCCAGGTCAATATCACGACAGATTGGTTCACCGTCACGGCCGGATATCTCCATTTCTCGAACACAATCATTACGGGCGGCGCACCGGGGCTCTACAATACGCTCATCACCACGGCGCTCTACGGCCAAGGTACGACGTCGCCGCGCATGCCTTTCGTGATCCCGTCCAATGCCGGCTTCATTCCCAACAATGTGAAGTCGATCTCGGACGCGGTGTTCGTGCAGCCTGAGTTCCATCTCACCGATCGCCTCGATCTCGTCGCGGGTGCTCGTATCACCAAGGATCGCAAGAAGGGCCGCGAAGTGTCGCCCGACCAGTGGGTCGCCACCGGCAACGCCCCGCCGCCGCGCGCAACGGTCAGCCGCCGCATCAGCTATCGCAACAGCCAACAGAATTTCATGGTCGGTCTGAACTATCGTCCGACCGATAATATGATGGTCTATGCGAAATATGCCGACGGCTATATTTCGGGCGGTCAGCTGGCGACGATCCCGTTCGATCCGGAACGCGCTTATTCGTATGAAGGCGGCATCAAGGCCGACCTGTTCGATCGGCGCTTCCGTTCGAACCTCGCGGTCTTCCACGTCGATTATAAGGCAATTCAGTACACGACCTCGGGCACGCTGACCGGCGTTCCGTCGTCCTTCCTGTTCGGGCAGGCGGTCGTTTCAAGCGGCGACGCGAAAGCGACCGGTTTCGAATGGGAAAACACGATCGTTCCGGTGCGCGGCGTCACGCTGACCGCGAACCTCGGCTACACCGACTTCAAATATGATCAGAACACGATCTATGGTGGTCCGGCGGCAGGCGGTGGTATCTGCCGTGGCCCGTCGTGCACCGGCGGCTTCGTGCTCCAGTCGGGCGCGCCCGGCTATCAGGAGTTCCAGCGTCCGAAGTGGACCGCCAATGTCGCGGCACAATATGACACCGAAGAAATGGCTTTTGGTGGCCATCTGACCTTCCGTGTCGATGCGAACTTCAAGTCGAAGAACCTGATGACTTCGGATCTGACCGCCGGCAATGCGCTTAACGAGGCGGAGGATCCTACGATCCGTGCAACCGCGACGTCGCCTGCGCAGTGGATCGTCAATGGTCGCGCCGGCATCGTCGGCATGAACATCGGCGGCACCAAGGCGGACCTGAGCGTCTGGGGCAAGAACATCTTCAACAACCGGAATATCGTTCAGTATTCGAACCTCGGTCCGGTCGCTTCGGTCATCTACGAACGGGCGCCCACCTATGGCGTCGACCTGAGCTTCGCTTTCTAA
- a CDS encoding TonB-dependent receptor, whose protein sequence is MEGGVSPRVRMGVRAALLAGSALIGQPLLAQEVQGVEDIIVTAQKREQNLQTVPISITALSQDAIKANRIQDVRDLNAIAPNLTVRLSGGGAQIPNFTLRGILTSGTAVGTDKGVAVYLDGVYMQAVTGGVFDFADIERIEVLKGPQGTLFGRNATGGAISITTRNPTGVFSARQELSYGNLDQLRSKTRVDLPQIGPFSATMTYLHSEKRGDIRNTGAGTTWDFGPASGGRFGKRTSPKYLGSDNVEAFQATLKADLIDDVDLIYKFDYSENNFTPNAIGIDYLPPNTLVSALYNLSPNPKTPIAKKRPGAVNNAYSTPSRLEVQGHNFTASWRANDALTFKNIFAYRKTSVQNVQQQLDGLGGLVNSPILPGGTPAGALAASSGNLALVALNPAAPFILLGTNTTSTEDQYSNEFQVNVDTDWFQVTAGVLYFRHRITAGGDNDTFNQLFATAVAGQQTSQVGTNFVLPGNPGYVRNNVRTVSKAAFVQPEFHITDRLDFVLGARITKDVKNGFEALPDQAVARATTGRPSPVVSQIRYRSSEASYLVGLNWRPTDNVLAYVKYADGYISGGSLATISFKPERAFSYEGGIKTDLFDRRFRSNLAVFKVDYKAIQYVTSGTLTGIPSSFAFAQAVVSSGDAKAHGFEWENTIVPVNGLTLGANVGYTDFKFKSGTIFPGFVIQSGQPGYQPFQRPKWTGTVSAQYESAPMVSGGHFMIRADGNFRSKILMTSDTALGSGPTAVETPALRAAATTPSQWIVNGRVGLVGMEIGRTKVDLTAWGKNIFDNRNITQFIGLDFGALGAVGSVIYERARTYGLDLTVAL, encoded by the coding sequence ATGGAAGGTGGAGTGTCTCCGCGTGTGCGGATGGGTGTGCGTGCGGCCCTGCTGGCCGGATCGGCCCTGATCGGACAACCACTCCTTGCCCAGGAAGTTCAGGGCGTCGAAGACATCATCGTTACTGCGCAGAAGCGTGAACAGAACCTTCAGACGGTTCCGATCTCGATCACCGCGCTGTCGCAGGACGCGATCAAGGCCAACCGCATTCAGGACGTCCGCGATCTTAACGCGATCGCCCCGAACCTTACCGTCCGTCTGTCGGGCGGTGGTGCGCAGATCCCGAACTTCACGCTGCGCGGCATTCTGACCAGCGGCACTGCAGTCGGCACCGACAAGGGCGTCGCGGTCTATCTCGACGGCGTTTACATGCAGGCCGTTACGGGCGGCGTGTTCGACTTCGCCGATATCGAACGGATCGAAGTACTTAAGGGTCCGCAGGGCACCCTGTTCGGCCGTAACGCAACCGGCGGCGCGATCAGCATCACTACGCGCAATCCCACCGGCGTCTTCAGCGCGCGGCAGGAACTCAGCTACGGCAACCTCGATCAGCTGCGTAGCAAGACTCGCGTCGACCTGCCGCAGATCGGCCCGTTCAGCGCGACCATGACCTACCTCCATTCCGAAAAGCGCGGCGACATCCGCAATACGGGTGCCGGCACCACCTGGGACTTCGGCCCCGCGAGTGGTGGCAGATTTGGCAAGCGCACCTCGCCCAAATATCTGGGCAGCGACAATGTCGAAGCTTTCCAGGCGACCCTCAAGGCCGATCTGATCGACGACGTCGATCTGATCTACAAATTCGATTATTCTGAGAACAACTTCACCCCGAACGCGATCGGCATCGATTATCTGCCGCCGAATACGCTCGTCAGCGCGCTCTACAATCTGAGCCCGAACCCCAAGACGCCGATTGCCAAGAAGCGTCCGGGGGCGGTCAACAACGCCTACTCCACGCCGTCGCGCCTGGAGGTCCAAGGGCACAACTTTACAGCCAGCTGGCGCGCCAATGACGCGCTCACGTTCAAGAACATCTTCGCCTATCGCAAGACGAGCGTGCAAAACGTGCAGCAGCAGCTCGATGGTCTGGGCGGTCTGGTCAACAGCCCGATCCTGCCCGGCGGAACGCCTGCCGGTGCGCTGGCTGCAAGCAGCGGCAATCTCGCCCTCGTAGCGCTCAATCCCGCAGCGCCGTTCATCCTGCTCGGCACCAACACAACGAGCACCGAAGACCAGTACAGCAACGAGTTCCAGGTCAACGTCGATACCGACTGGTTCCAGGTGACGGCGGGCGTCCTGTATTTCCGTCACAGGATTACGGCGGGCGGCGACAACGACACCTTCAACCAGCTCTTCGCGACAGCGGTCGCTGGCCAGCAGACCTCGCAGGTTGGCACCAATTTCGTCCTTCCGGGCAATCCGGGTTATGTCCGCAATAACGTTCGGACGGTATCCAAGGCGGCCTTCGTGCAGCCGGAGTTCCACATCACCGATCGGCTCGACTTCGTCCTCGGCGCGCGTATCACCAAGGACGTCAAGAACGGCTTCGAAGCCCTGCCTGACCAGGCGGTTGCGCGTGCCACGACCGGCCGGCCGAGCCCGGTGGTGTCGCAGATCCGTTATCGCAGTTCGGAAGCCAGCTATCTGGTGGGCCTCAACTGGCGCCCGACCGACAATGTCCTGGCCTATGTCAAATATGCCGACGGCTATATTTCGGGCGGCAGCCTCGCCACGATCAGCTTCAAGCCGGAACGTGCCTTCTCGTATGAAGGTGGCATCAAGACCGATCTGTTCGATCGCCGTTTCCGCTCGAACCTCGCGGTCTTCAAGGTCGACTACAAGGCGATCCAGTACGTCACGTCGGGCACGCTGACCGGCATTCCGTCGTCCTTCGCATTCGCTCAGGCGGTGGTGTCGTCGGGTGATGCCAAGGCGCACGGCTTCGAATGGGAGAATACCATCGTTCCCGTGAACGGCCTGACCTTGGGCGCGAACGTCGGTTACACCGACTTCAAGTTCAAGAGCGGCACGATCTTCCCGGGCTTCGTGATCCAGTCGGGCCAGCCGGGGTATCAGCCCTTCCAGCGGCCGAAGTGGACTGGCACCGTTTCGGCCCAGTATGAAAGCGCACCGATGGTTTCGGGCGGTCACTTCATGATCCGTGCCGACGGCAATTTCCGCAGCAAGATCCTGATGACGTCGGATACGGCGCTCGGCTCGGGTCCGACGGCGGTGGAAACACCGGCGCTGCGTGCTGCGGCGACGACGCCGTCGCAGTGGATCGTCAACGGCCGCGTCGGCCTGGTCGGCATGGAAATCGGCCGCACCAAGGTCGATCTGACCGCGTGGGGCAAGAACATCTTCGACAACCGCAACATCACGCAGTTCATCGGTCTCGATTTCGGCGCCCTCGGCGCCGTGGGTTCGGTGATTTACGAACGCGCGCGGACCTACGGTCTCGACCTGACCGTCGCGCTTTAA
- a CDS encoding SMP-30/gluconolactonase/LRE family protein, which yields MTIEIEGLTTLSEGMSFTECPRWRDGWLYFSDMYGRTVYRVNEAGVRETICTVDKRPGGLGFTPEGDMLISEMDAGRVLRLRDGTLSVHADLSSAATSGTNDMIVSAEGRCYVGKFSHARPSPIEPILFVDTDGHWREMDQPVKVANGMILTADGKTLIVAESAGGRISAFDVGKDGVPTNYRLFAALPEGHYADGICGDDAGGVWVTCCRGPGVIRVEEGGAITHRITIGPEDGAERFAYACALGGADGKTLFVCTAGPYTPETMAETRTARIETVRVPFAGAGIP from the coding sequence ATGACGATCGAGATCGAAGGGCTGACCACGCTCAGCGAAGGCATGTCGTTCACCGAATGCCCGCGCTGGCGCGACGGCTGGCTCTACTTCTCCGACATGTATGGTCGCACCGTCTATCGCGTGAACGAGGCGGGGGTCCGTGAGACGATCTGCACAGTCGACAAGCGGCCGGGCGGGCTGGGCTTCACCCCCGAAGGCGACATGCTGATTTCAGAGATGGACGCCGGCCGGGTGCTGCGCCTGCGCGACGGCACGCTCAGCGTCCATGCCGACCTGTCGAGCGCGGCGACGAGCGGCACCAACGACATGATCGTGAGCGCCGAGGGGCGTTGCTATGTCGGCAAGTTCAGCCATGCCCGCCCGTCCCCGATCGAGCCGATCCTGTTCGTCGACACTGACGGCCACTGGCGCGAGATGGATCAGCCGGTGAAGGTGGCCAACGGGATGATCCTGACCGCCGACGGCAAGACGCTGATCGTCGCCGAAAGCGCGGGCGGCCGCATCTCCGCCTTCGATGTGGGCAAAGACGGGGTGCCGACCAACTATCGCCTGTTCGCGGCGCTGCCCGAGGGCCATTATGCCGATGGCATTTGCGGCGACGATGCGGGCGGCGTGTGGGTCACGTGCTGCCGCGGCCCCGGCGTGATCCGGGTCGAGGAAGGCGGCGCGATTACGCATCGCATTACGATTGGCCCGGAGGATGGCGCCGAACGTTTCGCTTATGCCTGCGCGCTGGGCGGGGCGGACGGGAAGACGCTGTTCGTCTGCACGGCCGGCCCCTACACACCCGAGACAATGGCCGAGACCCGCACCGCCCGGATCGAGACGGTGCGCGTGCCTTTTGCGGGCGCCGGCATTCCCTAA